One genomic segment of Oncorhynchus masou masou isolate Uvic2021 chromosome 16, UVic_Omas_1.1, whole genome shotgun sequence includes these proteins:
- the LOC135557373 gene encoding N-myc proto-oncogene protein-like, with protein sequence MPAIISKNSDMDFDSLQPCFYPDEDDFYFCGPDSAPPGEDIWKKFELLPTPPLSPSRAALPGELASASVGDWGDSAAGSMSFGLGDPLGCEWTSELLLLPEEDIWGASDGDLFGGSALNNNPNSIIIQDCMWSGFSAREKLERVVTEKLSKAISTAAACGVSKNVTTAAVITTKASELSRSVSECVDPTIVFPFPVNKRNGSSSRCPPGTVPASTAHCSAKETQSDSEDEDDDEEEEDEDEEEGEDDSDGEEIDVVTVEKRRGLSPLATGTVTISVRPKTGAASGGVASSGVMSRFVSNRGSAGSNGYGQELILKQSSVHQQQHNYAAPSPYASDDDHAPPSKKHKTSDAPRQPSRTLSSSSSSSTLTSFGSFTMAMAGSKRKRNVSGDSSPRGGSSGNSDSEDSERRRNHNILERQRRNDLRSSFLTLRDHVPELARNEKAAKVLILKKAAEYVSSLEVDELRLTQEKDRLQARRQQLIRRLEQARTR encoded by the exons ATGCCGGCGATTATAAGTAAAAATTCCGACATGGATTTTGACTCACTACAACCCTGCTTCTATCCAGACGAGGATGACTTCTATTTCTGCGGTCCCGACTCTGCGCCTCCTGGAGAGGACATCTGGAAGAAATTTGAGTTACTGCCTACGCCGCCCCTCTCCCCGAGCCGAGCGGCGCTACCCGGGGAGCTGGCCTCCGCGTCCGTGGGGGACTGGGGCGACTCGGCTGCAGGTTCCATGAGTTTTGGATTAGGCGACCCGCTGGGGTGCGAATGGACCTCGGAGCTGCTGCTCCTGCCCGAGGAAGATATTTGGGGTGCGTCGGATGGAGACCTGTTCGGCGGCTCCGCTTTGAATAATAAccccaactcaatcatcattCAGGACTGTATGTGGAGCGGCTTCTCTGCCAGGGAAAAGCTAGAGAGGGTGGTCACAGAGAAGCTAAGCAAAGCCATTTCCACAGCGGCTGCCTGTGGAGTTAGTAAAAATGTCACTACTGCCGCTGTCATCACTACCAAGGCGTCTGAGCTGAGCCGCTCTGTGTCGGAGTGTGTGGACCCCACGATAGTCTTCCCCTTCCCCGTCAACAAAAGAAACGGTAGCAGCAGCAGATGTCCACCTGGTACAGTCCCCGCCTCTACTGCCCATTGTAGCGCCAAGGAAACTCAGAGCGACTCCG AAGATGAAGACgatgatgaagaagaggaggacgaagatgaggaggagggcgAAGATGACTCGGATGGCGAAGAGATCGATGTGGTCACCGTGGAGAAGCGGCGTGGCTTGTCGCCCTTGGCCACCGGCACTGTCACCATCTCAGTACGGCCGAAGACGGGTGCCGCTTCCGGGGGCGTGGCCTCATCTGGTGTCATGAGCCGATTCGTTAGCAACCGGGGATCAGCGGGGTCAAACGGTTACGGTCAGGAGCTGATCCTGAAGCAGAGTTCGGTCCACCAGCAGCAGCACAACTACGCCGCTCCCTCGCCATATGCCTCTGACGATGATCACGCACCCCCCTCCAAGAAACACAAGACCTCTGACGCTCCTCGCCAACCTTCCCGCACCCTCTCTTCATCATCATCGTCGTCGACCTTAACGTCATTTGGCTCCTTCACAATGGCAATGGCAGGATCCAAACGCAAACGCAACGTCAGCGGTGATAGCAGCCCGCGCGGCGGTTCCTCTGGTAACTCCGACTCCGAAGACTCCGAACGGCGGCGAAACCACAACATCCTGGAACGCCAACGGCGCAACGATCTCCGCTCCAGTTTCCTCACGCTCCGCGACCACGTACCCGAGCTGGCGAGAAACGAGAAGGCGGCTAAGGTGCTGATCTTGAAGAAGGCGGCAGAGTATGTGTCGTCACTGGAGGTGGACGAGCTGCGGCTGACGCAGGAGAAGGACAGGCTGCAGGCGCGGAGGCAACAGCTGATCAGGAGGTTGGAGCAGGCTAGGACTCGCTAA